One genomic segment of Rhizobium sp. 11515TR includes these proteins:
- a CDS encoding ABC transporter substrate-binding protein has translation MNIAKMLMASAVIACVAAPGAAFADTSSKKIALSNNYAGNSWRQAMLTSWQKVTGEAVKAGVVAAADPFTTAENQATEQAAQIQNMILQGYDAIVIDAASPTALNGAIKEACDAKIVVVSFDGIVTEPCAWRIAVDFKGMGASQIEYLAKKMPKGGNVLEIRGLAGVSVDDEISAGIHDAAAKYPQFKIVGSVHGDWAQDVAQRAVAGILPSLPDIAAVVTQGGDGYGAAQAFAAAKRPMPTIVMGNRQDELAWWKKEKDASGYETMSVSIAPGVSTLAFWVAQQILDGQEVKKDLVVPFLRIDQDNLETNLANTQAGGVANVEYTLDDAKKVIAAAK, from the coding sequence ATGAATATTGCCAAGATGCTTATGGCGTCCGCCGTCATCGCTTGCGTTGCCGCGCCGGGGGCTGCCTTTGCAGATACGTCATCCAAGAAAATTGCCTTGTCGAACAATTATGCCGGCAATTCCTGGCGCCAGGCCATGTTGACGAGCTGGCAGAAGGTTACGGGCGAAGCGGTCAAGGCCGGTGTCGTTGCCGCTGCCGATCCGTTCACGACGGCTGAAAACCAGGCAACCGAGCAGGCCGCCCAGATCCAGAACATGATCCTGCAGGGCTATGACGCGATCGTCATCGATGCTGCCTCGCCGACTGCGCTGAACGGCGCGATCAAGGAAGCCTGCGATGCCAAGATCGTCGTCGTTTCTTTCGATGGCATCGTCACCGAACCCTGCGCGTGGCGCATCGCCGTCGATTTCAAAGGCATGGGTGCCAGCCAGATCGAATATCTTGCCAAGAAGATGCCGAAAGGCGGCAATGTGCTGGAAATCCGCGGCCTTGCAGGCGTCTCGGTCGATGACGAGATCTCGGCCGGCATCCACGATGCCGCCGCCAAATACCCGCAGTTCAAGATCGTCGGTTCGGTTCATGGCGACTGGGCTCAGGATGTCGCCCAGCGTGCAGTCGCCGGGATTCTGCCGAGCCTTCCCGATATTGCCGCAGTCGTGACCCAGGGCGGTGACGGCTACGGTGCCGCTCAGGCCTTTGCCGCCGCCAAGCGCCCCATGCCGACGATCGTCATGGGCAACCGCCAGGATGAACTTGCCTGGTGGAAGAAAGAGAAGGATGCCAGCGGCTACGAGACCATGTCCGTCTCGATCGCCCCCGGTGTGTCCACGCTCGCCTTCTGGGTCGCCCAGCAGATCCTGGATGGCCAAGAGGTGAAGAAGGACCTGGTCGTGCCGTTCCTGCGCATCGATCAGGACAATCTCGAAACCAATCTTGCCAACACGCAGGCGGGTGGTGTCGCGAATGTCGAATATACGCTCGACGACGCCAAGAAGGTTATCGCGGCGGCGAAGTAA
- a CDS encoding ATP-binding cassette domain-containing protein, whose protein sequence is MIVAKDSVLKRQDAGPQAVVSARGIKVHFGAVKALDGAHLTVHAGECIGLVGHNGAGKSTIVNVINGGLSPHEGSVTYEGDDSVHGINAARAHGIRCVFQELSLAPNLTVVENMRVVHRGLAGWNWRRQAAIIVRAKLDEIFSGHRIDVMRTVGELSIAERQMVEIAITFCAVGDTPKLVILDEPTSSLDAGLAAQLMTYVRSFVQAGGAVMLISHILGEILSTASRILVMKDGRVVADRTAQDFTAHSLVQAMGSVVKEQDRRGRSGGSVASSPLLALPARGGRGIGFNARKGEVIGLAGLAGHGQTDMLLDLHRSLSHNWLPGREGNIAFVAGDRSLNGTFPLWSILKNLSIASLSDFSRLSVVDRGREDRLGADWKRRIEIRTPTMANGILSLSGGNQQKVLFARALATTAPIVLMDDPMRGVDIGTKQEVYRILSDEASSGRTFIWYSTEMDEIRLCDRAYVFRDGAIVAELIGEDIKEENVLAASFAGEGA, encoded by the coding sequence ATGATTGTAGCGAAAGACAGTGTTTTGAAGAGACAGGATGCCGGTCCGCAGGCCGTCGTCTCCGCCCGTGGCATCAAGGTGCATTTCGGTGCCGTGAAGGCGCTCGATGGCGCCCACCTGACGGTTCACGCCGGCGAGTGCATCGGGCTCGTCGGCCATAATGGCGCCGGCAAGTCGACGATCGTCAACGTCATCAACGGCGGTCTCAGCCCACACGAGGGCAGCGTCACCTATGAGGGCGACGACAGTGTGCACGGCATCAACGCGGCACGCGCCCATGGGATACGCTGCGTCTTTCAGGAATTGTCGCTCGCGCCCAATCTCACCGTCGTCGAGAACATGCGGGTGGTCCATCGCGGCCTTGCCGGCTGGAACTGGCGGCGGCAGGCGGCCATAATCGTTCGCGCCAAGCTCGACGAAATTTTCTCCGGTCACAGGATCGACGTCATGCGGACCGTCGGCGAACTCTCGATTGCCGAGCGGCAGATGGTGGAGATCGCGATCACCTTTTGTGCCGTCGGCGACACGCCGAAGCTGGTCATTCTCGATGAGCCGACCTCCTCGCTCGATGCGGGCCTTGCCGCGCAATTGATGACTTATGTGCGCAGTTTTGTGCAGGCGGGCGGCGCAGTCATGCTGATCTCGCATATTCTTGGCGAGATCCTTTCGACCGCAAGCCGAATTCTGGTTATGAAGGACGGCCGCGTCGTCGCCGATCGCACCGCTCAGGATTTCACCGCCCACAGCCTAGTCCAGGCAATGGGCAGTGTCGTCAAGGAACAGGATCGCAGGGGCAGGAGCGGAGGGAGCGTCGCATCATCTCCTCTGCTTGCGCTGCCGGCGCGAGGGGGCAGGGGCATTGGCTTCAATGCCCGCAAGGGCGAAGTGATAGGGCTTGCCGGACTCGCCGGCCATGGCCAGACCGACATGCTGCTCGATCTCCATCGCTCGCTTTCGCACAACTGGCTGCCGGGCAGGGAAGGCAATATCGCCTTCGTCGCCGGCGACCGGAGCCTGAACGGCACGTTTCCGCTTTGGAGCATCCTGAAAAATCTCAGCATCGCCTCGCTCAGCGATTTTTCGCGTCTGTCGGTCGTCGATCGCGGCCGCGAGGATCGTCTGGGTGCAGACTGGAAGAGGCGCATCGAAATCCGTACGCCGACTATGGCAAATGGCATTTTGTCCCTGTCCGGCGGCAATCAGCAGAAGGTTTTGTTTGCCCGCGCCTTGGCGACGACCGCGCCGATCGTGCTGATGGACGATCCTATGCGCGGTGTCGACATCGGTACCAAGCAGGAGGTCTATAGGATCTTGAGCGATGAGGCTTCGTCCGGCCGGACCTTTATCTGGTATTCGACCGAGATGGACGAAATCCGGCTTTGTGACCGCGCCTATGTCTTTCGCGACGGCGCCATCGTCGCGGAACTGATTGGAGAGGACATAAAGGAGGAAAATGTTTTGGCGGCTTCCTTTGCCGGGGAGGGCGCATGA
- a CDS encoding ABC transporter permease gives MSRPSSATLRLLIPALSLAVLLAAVFYLQPRAMSYIGLNLLFNLAVPIALATIAQMMIMSVNDLDLSMGTFVSFTACVAATYLQSAPIIGILILLAAIAVYAAIGIVIYIRDLPSIVVTLGMSFVWGGLAVLLLPAPGGVAPDWARWLMTAKPPLVPIAIIASIVIALFAHLIVMRSSFGVLIRGVGGNQRSLQRAGWSVVSLRAAAYALAGFFAVLAGIALVGLTTSADANIALRYTLLSIAGVILGGGEFTGGRVSPMGAVIGALTLTLAGSFLSFLRISPDWQIGAQGAILIIVLALRLLLNRVEKREKQS, from the coding sequence ATGAGCCGCCCGTCATCCGCTACCCTGCGCCTGCTCATTCCGGCGCTATCGCTCGCGGTCCTGCTCGCCGCGGTCTTTTATCTGCAGCCGCGCGCCATGAGCTATATCGGCCTCAATCTGCTCTTCAATCTCGCCGTGCCGATTGCGCTGGCTACGATCGCGCAGATGATGATCATGTCGGTCAACGATCTCGATTTGTCGATGGGCACTTTCGTCAGCTTCACGGCCTGTGTGGCGGCGACCTACCTGCAATCTGCCCCGATCATTGGTATCCTCATTCTGTTGGCCGCAATTGCCGTCTACGCCGCGATCGGCATCGTCATCTATATCAGGGATCTGCCATCGATCGTCGTGACGCTCGGAATGAGCTTCGTCTGGGGTGGCTTGGCTGTTCTATTGCTGCCGGCGCCAGGCGGCGTCGCGCCCGATTGGGCGCGCTGGCTGATGACCGCGAAACCGCCGCTTGTTCCCATCGCGATCATAGCCAGCATTGTCATCGCGCTGTTTGCCCATCTGATCGTCATGCGCTCGTCCTTCGGGGTACTAATCCGCGGTGTGGGCGGCAATCAGCGATCGCTGCAGCGGGCCGGCTGGTCCGTCGTCAGCCTGCGTGCCGCGGCCTATGCGCTGGCGGGTTTCTTCGCCGTATTGGCTGGTATTGCACTGGTCGGCCTCACCACCTCGGCGGATGCGAATATCGCGTTGCGTTATACATTGCTGTCGATCGCCGGCGTCATCCTCGGCGGCGGGGAGTTTACCGGTGGCCGCGTATCGCCCATGGGCGCCGTCATCGGTGCGCTGACATTGACCCTGGCGGGCTCCTTCCTGTCGTTTCTGCGGATATCGCCCGACTGGCAGATCGGTGCGCAGGGCGCGATCCTGATCATCGTGCTTGCCCTCAGGCTCTTGCTCAATCGCGTCGAAAAGCGGGAGAAACAATCATGA
- a CDS encoding ABC transporter permease, giving the protein MIALATLGRKPWIWSFIAAIAVWIITVLFTGGASSIGLSQAALTFAAFSVIVGIGQMFVITLGPGNIDLSVPATMTLAGTIALKLMNVEDSMIVPGLLVSVVIGLCIGLGNYALIKLLRIPPIIATLSMSFIIQSTAIWSNRGLRIKPPEYLAEFTTSGVFGIPNVAIVALLLSALAWILLEKTIYGRWISAIGQSMFAARMAGIPVDGTRLATYVLCAILASICGYLLASFSGGAALNMGAEYLLMSIAVVIIGGTAVAGGDSNVPGIWGASLFMFLVVSMLNTYGFGAGPRLVLTGLIIIAVILVAGGRPTGGR; this is encoded by the coding sequence ATGATCGCGCTTGCCACGCTCGGCCGCAAACCCTGGATCTGGTCCTTCATCGCCGCAATCGCGGTGTGGATCATCACCGTTCTCTTCACCGGCGGCGCTAGTTCGATCGGCCTGTCGCAGGCAGCACTCACCTTTGCGGCGTTCTCTGTTATCGTCGGCATCGGCCAGATGTTCGTCATCACGCTGGGGCCGGGCAATATCGATCTTTCCGTGCCGGCGACGATGACGCTTGCCGGCACGATCGCGCTGAAACTCATGAATGTCGAGGACAGTATGATCGTGCCGGGTTTGCTGGTGTCGGTCGTCATCGGCCTCTGTATAGGTCTCGGCAATTATGCCTTGATCAAGCTGTTGCGCATTCCGCCGATCATCGCGACGCTCTCCATGAGCTTCATCATTCAGTCGACCGCCATCTGGAGCAATCGCGGCCTTCGCATCAAGCCGCCAGAATATTTGGCCGAGTTCACGACGTCGGGTGTGTTCGGGATCCCAAACGTCGCCATCGTCGCCCTGCTGCTATCGGCACTTGCTTGGATTCTCCTGGAAAAGACCATCTATGGACGCTGGATCTCGGCGATCGGCCAGAGCATGTTCGCGGCGCGCATGGCCGGCATCCCAGTCGACGGAACGCGGCTTGCGACCTATGTGCTCTGCGCCATCCTCGCCTCCATCTGCGGCTATCTGCTGGCGAGCTTCTCCGGTGGTGCCGCCCTCAACATGGGCGCGGAATATCTGTTGATGTCGATCGCTGTCGTCATCATCGGCGGGACGGCGGTTGCCGGCGGCGATTCCAACGTGCCGGGTATCTGGGGCGCCTCGCTGTTCATGTTTCTGGTCGTCTCGATGCTCAACACCTATGGCTTCGGCGCAGGCCCAAGGCTTGTTCTGACCGGCCTGATCATTATTGCCGTCATTCTCGTTGCCGGCGGTCGCCCCACTGGCGGGCGCTGA
- a CDS encoding SMP-30/gluconolactonase/LRE family protein: MPTDASIYEIYDTRFRNLIVPSAGVEELYSDCRWAEGPVWFADAGCLIWSDIPNERMLRWVPGGNVSTFRSPSNFANGNTRDRQGRLISCEHGGRRVTRTEIDGSITVLADSYKGKRLNSPNDVIVRSDGTVWFTDPTYGILSNYEGYKAEPEQPTRNVYRLDPSTGELDIAADDFRQPNGLAFSPNETKLYVADSAASHDISAPRHIRVFDVVDGKKLANGQVFCNIDTGIPDGFRADVDGNIWTSAGDGVHCFAADGTLIGKIKIPQTVANLTFGGPKRNQLFVAATRSLYRVFTTATGVQAP, encoded by the coding sequence ATGCCGACCGACGCCTCCATCTACGAAATCTACGACACGCGCTTCCGGAATCTGATCGTCCCGAGCGCCGGTGTGGAGGAGCTTTATTCCGATTGCCGCTGGGCGGAGGGTCCGGTCTGGTTTGCCGATGCCGGATGCCTGATCTGGAGCGACATTCCCAACGAGCGCATGCTGCGCTGGGTGCCTGGCGGGAATGTCTCGACCTTCCGTTCACCCTCGAACTTCGCCAACGGCAATACGCGCGACCGACAAGGGCGGTTGATATCCTGCGAACATGGCGGCCGTCGTGTGACGCGCACGGAGATCGACGGCTCGATTACCGTGCTTGCCGACAGCTATAAGGGCAAGCGGCTGAACTCACCCAACGACGTGATCGTCCGCTCGGATGGAACGGTCTGGTTTACCGACCCGACCTACGGCATTCTCTCGAATTACGAGGGTTATAAGGCGGAGCCGGAGCAGCCGACCCGCAACGTGTACCGCCTCGATCCGTCGACAGGGGAGTTGGATATCGCGGCGGATGATTTCCGACAGCCGAACGGCTTGGCTTTTTCACCGAACGAGACGAAGCTTTATGTCGCCGACTCCGCCGCAAGTCACGACATCAGCGCCCCCCGTCACATTCGGGTCTTCGATGTCGTGGACGGCAAGAAACTCGCAAACGGCCAAGTCTTCTGCAACATCGACACCGGCATTCCGGACGGCTTCCGCGCCGATGTCGACGGCAATATCTGGACGAGCGCCGGCGACGGCGTTCATTGCTTTGCAGCTGATGGAACTTTGATTGGCAAGATCAAGATACCACAGACGGTCGCTAATCTTACATTTGGGGGTCCGAAGCGGAACCAGCTTTTTGTTGCGGCAACGCGGTCGCTGTATCGGGTCTTCACTACGGCAACCGGGGTGCAGGCACCCTAA
- a CDS encoding cellulose synthase — MFIKSTLIMAFLAVAVAGFTLATKDHDSPEDKIKLAKSARLEPQTMLAADNSSSGSSGQLADLQALADHIQAAAPSAVLSDNASSANTTAADSIAQAAPQQAQPQSTQSPQQTNPAQAADNQPKVDESALRYFASRGDKARLQAEISRLQTLYPNWTPPADPLAIPQNSDKQLEAMWQLYSEGRYAEVRKAIADRQTTESGWQPPADLLERLDIAEARTRLVNASDLKQYQTVIDIGARTPSLLTCSDIDVLWRVAEAFIRTDRAARGEDAYKYILKTCTNPQERLATIQKAAALLPYQPMQNLLSLEKPDGNGGREFDSIRTDLARRFVAQGNDDPKLTVSQDYLSQVERVARSQGLASDDALLGWYYLRRSDYPDAEQWFKAAHEKEDSATISQGLALVLIADRKPQEAEDAMYKWRNESKDAMATYLAATANLMALQPPANLSEDVLGRIAAEVVKQKYVPTAQQFGWFARSMNQPQAAARWFETALRWKPDDEPSAYGLAITRNQLNDRVGVAEVQRLWAGRSQRIAVLGEPTPRTPTSEPLPSPIQTLQPAPQNLPQTTMQQGGPQNVQPMASQVAPQPPVTQPYINAETPVQRVPPARRAPPSNYAEPETRARVAARSTRQPAGCNTTVNAQLLTPASALSRGWCLMNLNRPMEAVEAFDVALSNTDPKSREEAAYGQSLAYLRAGLANNAAVAATKAPMNHQRAAELQVAILADRALSAFEGKRYHETLLYLDQRAQLQQERVDLMVLRGYCYLNLKMYDDAERIFTAVAATGSRDGSRGLRDLQLTLHPPRGEY, encoded by the coding sequence GTGTTTATAAAGTCCACCTTGATCATGGCTTTCCTGGCCGTCGCCGTGGCGGGATTTACGCTCGCGACGAAGGATCACGATTCGCCAGAAGACAAGATCAAGCTGGCAAAGTCGGCACGCCTTGAGCCGCAGACGATGCTTGCTGCCGACAACAGCTCGTCCGGCAGCTCCGGACAACTCGCCGATTTGCAGGCGCTTGCCGACCATATACAGGCGGCTGCGCCGTCGGCTGTCCTCTCCGATAATGCCTCGTCGGCAAATACGACCGCTGCCGATTCGATCGCCCAGGCCGCTCCACAGCAGGCGCAGCCGCAATCAACGCAATCGCCTCAGCAAACCAACCCCGCACAAGCTGCGGATAATCAGCCGAAGGTCGACGAAAGCGCGTTGCGCTATTTTGCAAGCCGTGGCGACAAGGCGCGGCTCCAGGCGGAAATCTCCCGATTGCAGACGCTCTACCCGAACTGGACGCCGCCTGCCGATCCGCTGGCCATTCCGCAAAACAGCGACAAGCAGCTCGAAGCCATGTGGCAGCTCTATTCAGAAGGCCGTTATGCTGAGGTGCGCAAGGCCATTGCCGACCGCCAGACAACCGAATCCGGATGGCAACCGCCCGCCGATCTGCTGGAACGTCTGGATATCGCGGAGGCACGCACGCGGCTCGTCAACGCCTCCGATCTAAAGCAATATCAGACTGTGATCGACATCGGCGCCAGGACGCCGAGCCTGCTGACCTGCAGCGATATCGACGTTCTGTGGCGCGTCGCGGAAGCTTTCATCCGTACCGATCGTGCAGCCCGCGGCGAGGACGCCTACAAATATATTCTGAAGACCTGCACCAATCCGCAGGAAAGACTTGCGACCATTCAGAAGGCGGCGGCTCTGCTGCCTTATCAGCCAATGCAGAATCTATTGTCTCTGGAAAAACCAGACGGCAATGGCGGGCGGGAATTCGATAGTATCAGGACCGATCTGGCTCGCCGTTTCGTCGCGCAGGGCAATGACGATCCCAAGCTGACTGTATCGCAAGACTATTTGTCTCAGGTGGAGCGTGTCGCCCGCAGCCAGGGCCTTGCATCCGATGATGCGCTCCTCGGTTGGTACTATCTGCGCCGCAGCGATTATCCCGACGCCGAGCAATGGTTCAAAGCCGCGCATGAGAAGGAAGATTCGGCCACGATCTCGCAGGGGCTAGCCCTGGTGCTGATTGCCGACCGCAAACCGCAGGAAGCCGAAGACGCCATGTATAAATGGCGCAACGAATCCAAAGACGCGATGGCGACCTACCTTGCGGCAACCGCCAATCTGATGGCGCTGCAGCCGCCGGCCAATCTCAGTGAAGATGTTCTCGGCCGTATCGCCGCGGAGGTCGTGAAGCAGAAGTATGTCCCGACGGCCCAGCAATTCGGATGGTTTGCGCGCTCCATGAACCAGCCGCAGGCCGCCGCCCGCTGGTTCGAGACGGCTTTGCGCTGGAAACCCGACGACGAGCCTTCCGCCTACGGCCTTGCCATTACACGCAACCAGTTGAACGATCGTGTGGGCGTCGCCGAAGTCCAGAGACTGTGGGCCGGTCGCTCCCAACGTATCGCCGTGCTCGGCGAGCCGACGCCGCGCACGCCGACGTCAGAACCGCTGCCGTCTCCCATTCAGACACTGCAGCCTGCCCCACAAAACTTGCCCCAGACAACGATGCAGCAAGGCGGGCCGCAGAACGTGCAGCCGATGGCCTCTCAGGTCGCGCCCCAACCCCCTGTAACGCAGCCCTACATCAACGCTGAGACCCCGGTGCAACGAGTGCCCCCTGCCCGCCGTGCGCCGCCCTCGAATTATGCCGAGCCGGAGACGCGTGCCCGGGTAGCTGCCCGATCAACACGGCAGCCGGCGGGATGCAACACCACCGTCAATGCGCAGCTGCTGACGCCTGCCAGTGCTCTTTCCCGCGGCTGGTGCCTGATGAACCTCAATCGGCCAATGGAAGCGGTAGAAGCCTTCGATGTTGCCTTGAGCAACACGGATCCGAAATCGCGCGAAGAAGCAGCCTACGGACAGAGCCTTGCCTATCTGCGGGCCGGCCTTGCCAATAATGCCGCCGTCGCTGCGACCAAGGCGCCGATGAACCACCAGCGCGCCGCCGAATTGCAGGTCGCCATACTGGCCGACCGCGCACTCTCGGCCTTCGAGGGCAAGCGCTATCACGAGACATTGCTCTATCTCGACCAGCGCGCGCAGTTGCAGCAGGAGCGCGTCGATCTGATGGTGCTGCGCGGATACTGCTACCTCAATCTGAAAATGTACGACGACGCCGAGCGCATCTTCACAGCCGTCGCCGCAACCGGCAGCCGCGACGGCAGCCGTGGCTTACGCGACCTCCAGCTTACGCTACATCCGCCGCGGGGCGAGTATTGA
- a CDS encoding glycosyl hydrolase family 8 yields MKLRSLVLVVCSAAILAAAQPAAAQRAAVDTQAWTAYKAKFLDVNGRIVDNGNGGISHSEGQGYGMLLAYLANNPADFEQIWYFTRTELLLRDDGLAVWKWDPAVTPHVTDTNNASDGDLLIAYALALAGSAWNNKDYLQAAASMAKSILSHVVISSTGRTLLIPGVEGYRPPGRKDGPVINPSYWVFEAIPVMALLVPSDRWQKLSDDGLALLRTLQFGPRKLPADWVSLKAKPEPADGFDAEFGYNSIRIPLYLARAGIGDKALLSRLQQGVTVEEDEPATIDLTTGKPKDLLPDPGYRIVNDVVACVVSGAKLPASVRQFAPSLYYPATLQLLSLAFVTERHPECL; encoded by the coding sequence ATGAAACTTCGGAGCCTTGTCCTTGTGGTCTGCAGTGCTGCTATCCTTGCGGCAGCGCAGCCGGCTGCTGCTCAACGCGCGGCGGTCGATACGCAGGCCTGGACTGCCTACAAAGCGAAATTTCTCGATGTGAACGGACGTATCGTCGACAACGGCAATGGCGGCATCAGCCACAGCGAGGGGCAAGGCTATGGTATGCTGCTTGCCTACCTCGCCAATAATCCGGCCGATTTCGAACAGATCTGGTATTTTACCCGCACGGAATTGCTGTTGCGCGACGACGGCCTTGCCGTCTGGAAATGGGATCCGGCCGTCACCCCGCATGTGACGGACACGAACAATGCGTCCGACGGCGATCTGTTGATTGCCTACGCGCTTGCCCTGGCGGGATCAGCCTGGAACAATAAGGATTATTTGCAGGCAGCTGCGAGCATGGCCAAGTCGATCCTGTCCCATGTCGTCATCAGTTCCACAGGGCGGACACTGCTCATTCCCGGCGTCGAGGGCTATCGGCCGCCTGGGCGCAAGGATGGACCCGTCATCAACCCATCCTATTGGGTCTTCGAGGCAATTCCTGTCATGGCGCTGCTGGTGCCTTCCGATCGCTGGCAGAAGCTCAGCGATGATGGCCTTGCCCTACTGCGCACCCTGCAATTTGGTCCGCGCAAGCTTCCCGCCGATTGGGTCAGCCTGAAGGCGAAACCGGAACCAGCAGACGGATTCGACGCGGAATTCGGTTATAACAGCATCAGGATTCCGCTTTACCTGGCGCGCGCAGGCATCGGCGACAAGGCGCTGCTTTCGCGTCTGCAACAGGGCGTGACCGTCGAAGAGGATGAGCCTGCAACGATCGATCTGACGACGGGCAAACCCAAGGACTTGCTGCCGGATCCGGGTTATAGAATTGTTAACGATGTTGTGGCGTGTGTGGTGAGTGGAGCGAAACTGCCTGCTTCGGTTCGGCAGTTCGCCCCATCGCTTTACTATCCGGCCACCTTGCAGCTGTTAAGCCTGGCTTTCGTCACGGAGAGACATCCGGAGTGTTTATAA